One part of the Natronorubrum sediminis genome encodes these proteins:
- a CDS encoding Vms1/Ankzf1 family peptidyl-tRNA hydrolase — protein MLDELLGRASLKDRIDDLEEENDRLEKRYEAESERLAEATTARQDAEERVNRLEDRIAQLEGELERVDDDGQSLSLRRRERLRGSRLEDVLDRLASFQTAPEGATTAVLEADDALEDLEDGFGDDLEDVLGDRRGLVADAAPCVLCVDDAGLVAVTLEPPVLPESTPKLEWDDRFALEREWFLPTGEYALALLRADLFALGVYEDGERVDYQGFESDVKGNHSKGGFSQARFERIRNDQIDDHLERCERALADHDVERLFVVGQRGVIDTLVSESDLEPTGTAAVDATGSPKSALEDAHHSFWTTDLRVL, from the coding sequence ATGCTCGACGAGTTGCTCGGCCGCGCCTCGCTCAAGGACCGAATCGACGACCTCGAGGAGGAAAACGACCGCCTCGAGAAGCGCTACGAGGCAGAATCCGAGCGTCTAGCAGAGGCGACGACGGCCAGACAGGACGCCGAAGAGCGGGTGAACCGACTCGAGGACCGCATCGCCCAACTCGAGGGCGAACTCGAGCGAGTCGACGACGACGGACAGTCGCTCTCGCTTCGTCGTCGCGAACGCCTTCGGGGCAGTCGACTCGAGGACGTCCTCGACCGACTCGCATCCTTCCAGACGGCACCCGAAGGAGCCACGACGGCCGTTCTCGAGGCCGACGACGCACTCGAAGACCTCGAAGACGGGTTCGGTGACGACCTCGAGGACGTCCTGGGCGACCGGCGCGGACTCGTCGCCGACGCCGCGCCCTGTGTTCTGTGCGTCGACGACGCCGGCCTCGTCGCCGTCACGCTCGAGCCACCGGTGCTCCCGGAGAGCACGCCGAAACTCGAGTGGGACGATCGGTTCGCGCTCGAACGCGAGTGGTTCCTCCCGACCGGGGAGTACGCGCTCGCGCTTCTCAGAGCCGACCTGTTCGCACTCGGCGTCTACGAGGACGGCGAGCGCGTCGACTATCAGGGGTTCGAGAGCGACGTCAAGGGCAACCACTCGAAAGGCGGCTTCTCGCAGGCCCGATTCGAGCGGATTCGCAACGATCAGATCGACGACCACCTCGAGCGCTGTGAGCGCGCGTTGGCCGACCACGACGTCGAGCGACTGTTCGTCGTCGGCCAGCGTGGCGTGATCGATACCCTCGTCTCGGAATCGGACCTCGAGCCGACCGGAACGGCCGCCGTCGACGCCACGGGAAGCCCGAAATCGGCACTCGAGGACGCTCACCACTCGTTCTGGACGACCGATCTCCGAGTACTGTAG
- a CDS encoding DUF1611 domain-containing protein, whose protein sequence is MNVAILAHEKFPDRAKTALGVLRYADHDAVAVLDWDNAGQRVNDFVPDVQDAPIHEGMADLEADEVDTLLIGIAPIGGGFVESWREDVRTALEYGCDVVSGLHYFLSEDEEFVRLADEHDCELRDVRKPPEDLTVAQGIAGEVDAEIILTVGTDCSVGKMTTTMELARDAREAGHDVGVIPTGQTGIMIEGWGNPIDRVVSDFTAGAVEEMILEKAAEHDYLFVEGQGSIVHPAYSAVTCGILHGAMADKLVLCHVAGREEIHGYESFDIPELSTYVDLYEGLSAPVADGEVVAGALNTTTLEDDAAAQEAVEAYTDELGVPATDVIRFGTDDVLEALF, encoded by the coding sequence ATGAACGTCGCAATTCTTGCACACGAGAAGTTTCCAGACCGCGCGAAGACCGCCCTGGGCGTACTTCGCTACGCCGATCACGACGCCGTCGCCGTGCTCGATTGGGACAACGCCGGCCAGCGCGTCAACGATTTCGTTCCGGACGTACAGGATGCCCCGATCCACGAGGGAATGGCAGACCTCGAGGCCGACGAGGTCGACACGCTGCTCATCGGCATCGCTCCCATCGGCGGCGGCTTCGTCGAAAGCTGGCGCGAGGACGTCCGGACGGCACTCGAGTACGGTTGTGACGTCGTCTCGGGCCTACACTACTTCCTGAGCGAGGACGAGGAGTTCGTCCGCCTCGCCGACGAGCACGACTGTGAACTGCGAGACGTCCGGAAGCCGCCGGAGGATCTCACGGTCGCTCAGGGAATCGCCGGCGAGGTCGACGCGGAGATCATCCTCACCGTCGGCACCGACTGCTCGGTCGGCAAGATGACGACGACGATGGAACTGGCTCGAGACGCCCGCGAGGCGGGCCACGACGTCGGCGTGATCCCGACCGGCCAGACCGGAATCATGATCGAGGGCTGGGGGAACCCGATCGACCGCGTCGTCTCGGACTTCACCGCGGGCGCGGTCGAGGAGATGATCCTCGAGAAGGCGGCCGAACACGACTACCTCTTCGTCGAGGGACAGGGCAGCATCGTCCACCCGGCCTATTCGGCCGTCACCTGTGGCATCCTCCACGGCGCGATGGCAGACAAACTCGTCCTCTGTCACGTCGCCGGTCGCGAGGAAATTCACGGCTACGAGTCGTTCGACATCCCCGAACTCTCGACGTACGTGGACCTCTACGAAGGACTCTCCGCCCCCGTCGCGGACGGCGAGGTCGTCGCCGGCGCGTTGAACACGACGACCCTCGAGGACGACGCCGCTGCCCAGGAGGCAGTCGAGGCGTACACCGACGAACTCGGCGTCCCCGCGACGGACGTGATTCGCTTCGGAACCGACGACGTACTGGAGGCCCTGTTCTGA
- a CDS encoding dipeptide epimerase, with amino-acid sequence MSLETRFERHTLPLEYPFTIARGTTTETEVVTVRIEDSDGNVGIGGAGPSAHYGETVDTVSAVLPDLLAVVEDVGDPHQLERIERRMRETVNRNPAARCAVSIALHDLVTKSLDVPLYQYWGLDPSETLETSYTIGIDDTETMREKTETALERGFSTLKVKLGTDRDREIIETIRSVAPDVTLFVDANEAWSPREAVSKIDRLAEYDLAFVEQPVAAEDPEGLEFVYERSALPIAADESCITLEDIPRIADRCDIANLKLMKCGGLREAKRMIHAARAHGLEVMCGCMTESNASIAAATHLAPLLDYADLDGSLLLAADPYDGVPVDDGEIDLAGLERAGTGAVLE; translated from the coding sequence ATGTCCCTCGAGACGCGCTTCGAACGCCACACGCTGCCCCTCGAGTACCCGTTCACCATCGCTCGCGGGACGACGACCGAGACGGAGGTCGTCACGGTCCGCATCGAAGACAGCGACGGAAACGTGGGTATCGGCGGCGCGGGACCGTCCGCACACTACGGCGAGACCGTCGATACTGTGAGCGCCGTGTTGCCTGACCTGCTCGCCGTCGTCGAAGACGTGGGCGACCCGCACCAACTCGAGCGAATCGAGCGGCGAATGCGCGAGACGGTGAACCGGAATCCGGCCGCACGCTGTGCCGTCAGCATCGCGCTCCACGATCTGGTCACGAAATCGCTCGACGTGCCCCTCTACCAGTACTGGGGCCTCGATCCGAGTGAGACGCTCGAGACCTCCTACACCATCGGAATCGACGACACGGAGACCATGCGCGAGAAGACCGAGACGGCACTCGAGCGTGGCTTCTCGACGCTAAAGGTCAAACTCGGCACGGATCGAGATCGGGAGATTATCGAGACGATCCGGTCCGTCGCCCCCGACGTGACGCTCTTCGTCGACGCGAACGAGGCCTGGTCGCCCCGGGAAGCGGTCTCGAAGATCGATCGACTCGCCGAGTACGACCTCGCGTTCGTCGAACAGCCGGTTGCCGCCGAAGACCCCGAAGGCCTCGAGTTCGTTTACGAACGCTCCGCCCTCCCCATCGCGGCCGACGAGTCCTGCATCACGCTCGAGGATATTCCGCGGATCGCCGATCGCTGTGACATCGCGAACCTGAAACTCATGAAGTGTGGCGGCCTGCGGGAAGCGAAACGGATGATCCACGCGGCCCGCGCGCACGGCCTCGAGGTCATGTGTGGCTGTATGACCGAATCCAACGCCTCCATCGCCGCTGCCACCCACCTTGCGCCGCTACTCGACTACGCCGACCTCGACGGCTCGCTGTTGCTCGCCGCTGACCCCTACGACGGCGTGCCGGTCGACGACGGCGAGATCGACCTCGCCGGACTCGAGCGAGCGGGAACCGGCGCGGTGCTCGAGTAA
- the gatD gene encoding Glu-tRNA(Gln) amidotransferase subunit GatD produces the protein MNPGDRVRVDRADRTYEGVLLPSSTDEHLVVKLEGGYNVGIDSAEADVDVLEEDVYEIDGDGAEEETGSEVEFDEDLPTISLISTGGTIASTVDYRTGAVTAQFDAEDVLRAVPDLAGRANYRGRVVANILSENMEPPLWQDLARAVAEEIEAGADGVVVMHGTDTMQYSASALSFMLETPVPIVFTGSQRSADRPSSDNVMNAVSAVEAAKSDCAEVLVCMHGSESDDICALHRGTRVRKNHTSRRDAFETVGAEPLGTVDYDTEEIEFRREYQQRDETELEVRDGLASDVELLKFTPGMDPAFLDVVEGSDGLVIEGTGLGHVHTDLIPRIEALIEDGTTVVMTSQCLEGRVCDRVYDTGRDLLEAGVVEAGDTLPGTAKVKLMWALENSEHVEEAMGTSLAGEIQERSVPWE, from the coding sequence ATGAACCCAGGCGATCGCGTTCGCGTCGACCGCGCGGATCGCACGTACGAAGGCGTGTTGCTCCCCTCGAGCACCGACGAGCACCTCGTCGTCAAACTCGAGGGCGGCTACAACGTCGGTATCGACAGCGCCGAGGCCGACGTCGACGTGCTCGAGGAGGACGTCTACGAAATCGACGGCGACGGTGCCGAAGAGGAGACGGGCTCCGAAGTCGAGTTCGACGAGGACCTGCCGACGATTTCGCTGATTTCGACGGGCGGCACCATCGCGTCAACAGTCGACTACCGCACCGGCGCGGTGACGGCCCAATTCGACGCCGAGGACGTGCTTCGGGCGGTGCCGGATCTCGCGGGTCGGGCGAACTACCGTGGGCGCGTCGTCGCGAACATCCTCTCGGAGAACATGGAACCGCCGCTCTGGCAGGACCTCGCCCGGGCCGTCGCCGAGGAGATCGAAGCCGGTGCCGACGGCGTCGTCGTCATGCACGGCACCGACACGATGCAGTACTCCGCCTCGGCGCTTTCCTTTATGCTCGAGACGCCCGTCCCGATCGTTTTCACGGGCAGCCAGCGGTCGGCGGATCGACCGTCCTCGGACAACGTGATGAACGCCGTTTCGGCCGTCGAAGCCGCCAAGAGCGACTGCGCGGAGGTGCTGGTCTGTATGCATGGCTCCGAGAGCGACGATATCTGTGCGCTCCACCGTGGGACTCGCGTCCGGAAGAATCACACCTCCCGGCGCGACGCCTTCGAGACCGTCGGCGCGGAGCCACTGGGGACCGTCGACTACGACACCGAAGAGATCGAGTTCCGTCGTGAGTACCAACAGCGAGACGAGACCGAACTCGAGGTTCGAGACGGACTCGCGAGCGACGTCGAACTCCTCAAATTCACGCCCGGCATGGACCCCGCCTTCCTCGACGTGGTCGAGGGAAGCGACGGGCTGGTCATCGAGGGAACCGGCCTCGGGCACGTCCACACCGATCTGATCCCCCGCATCGAAGCGCTAATCGAAGACGGCACGACCGTCGTCATGACCAGCCAGTGTCTCGAGGGCAGAGTCTGTGATCGCGTCTACGATACGGGTCGAGACCTGCTCGAGGCCGGCGTCGTCGAGGCCGGCGACACCCTGCCGGGGACCGCGAAAGTGAAGCTCATGTGGGCACTCGAGAACAGCGAACACGTTGAGGAAGCCATGGGAACGTCGCTCGCAGGCGAGATTCAAGAGCGATCCGTTCCCTGGGAGTAA
- a CDS encoding GNAT family N-acetyltransferase: MNERTDDADGDADARVAASEFDLEIRRATHDDYDGVVAFTSDIWPDRGGDYIPDVYHDWLEDDEETGKKTFLAEVDGEAAGIVQGVMLTDDEAWFQGMRVAADHRRKGVSHRLNESLFEWAREQGATVARVMIFSWNQASLGSARYSGYEPLTEFRFAHPEPDPEPDTDTDTTGSVRVSSDPAVAWRYWTHSDAREHLSGLGLAPEESWAMRELTRSDFERFDDETAVFVVEREDGVAGVSYRTRTYDRPVEDDGEETTETWAEYGIGAWEDVEAARSLFAAIARDAAECGADETRVLIPETARYVSDAPFAGAEIAEEPDFVLGTDLTVW, from the coding sequence ATGAACGAGCGGACCGACGATGCTGATGGAGACGCCGACGCGAGAGTCGCCGCAAGCGAGTTCGACCTCGAGATTCGGCGTGCGACTCACGACGATTACGACGGCGTCGTCGCCTTCACGAGCGACATCTGGCCGGATCGAGGCGGCGACTACATCCCCGACGTCTACCACGACTGGCTCGAGGACGACGAGGAGACGGGGAAGAAGACGTTCCTCGCCGAGGTCGACGGCGAGGCGGCCGGAATCGTTCAGGGCGTCATGCTTACTGACGACGAAGCGTGGTTCCAGGGGATGCGCGTCGCGGCCGACCACCGACGCAAGGGCGTGAGCCACCGATTGAACGAGTCGTTGTTCGAGTGGGCCCGCGAGCAGGGGGCGACGGTCGCTCGCGTCATGATCTTCTCGTGGAACCAGGCCTCGCTCGGCTCCGCGCGCTACAGCGGCTACGAACCGCTAACGGAGTTTCGCTTCGCCCATCCTGAACCCGACCCCGAACCCGACACTGATACCGACACAACGGGATCGGTACGGGTCTCGAGCGATCCTGCGGTGGCCTGGCGCTACTGGACTCACAGCGACGCACGCGAGCACCTGAGCGGGCTCGGACTCGCGCCCGAAGAGTCCTGGGCGATGCGCGAACTCACTCGAAGTGATTTCGAGCGCTTCGACGACGAGACGGCCGTCTTCGTCGTCGAACGCGAGGACGGCGTTGCCGGCGTTTCCTACCGTACGCGGACGTACGACCGTCCCGTCGAAGACGACGGTGAGGAGACGACGGAAACCTGGGCCGAGTACGGCATCGGCGCGTGGGAGGACGTCGAGGCCGCCCGTTCACTGTTCGCAGCCATCGCTCGAGACGCGGCAGAGTGTGGCGCAGACGAGACGCGCGTGTTGATTCCGGAGACTGCACGATACGTTAGCGACGCGCCCTTCGCCGGAGCCGAAATCGCCGAGGAGCCGGATTTCGTTCTCGGAACCGACCTGACTGTTTGGTGA
- a CDS encoding ubiquitin-like small modifier protein 1: MTEWKLFADLAERAGDKHVTVDASAGDTVGDALEELLAGRPDLDERVRDDDGELRSQINVLRNGTNVLVEEDGLETELEAEDELALFPPVSGG, from the coding sequence ATGACGGAGTGGAAACTGTTCGCGGACCTCGCCGAACGTGCGGGCGACAAACACGTCACCGTCGACGCCTCCGCCGGGGATACCGTCGGAGACGCACTCGAGGAACTCCTCGCGGGCCGACCCGACCTCGACGAGCGCGTTCGCGACGACGACGGCGAGTTGCGATCGCAGATCAACGTACTGCGCAACGGAACGAACGTCTTAGTCGAAGAAGATGGCCTCGAGACCGAACTCGAGGCGGAGGACGAACTGGCGTTGTTCCCGCCGGTTAGCGGGGGGTAG
- a CDS encoding NAD-binding protein yields MVGEALFQRLPKNWKRIVTVRAAVVLSLLVALLSVVTGVVHIGQDVVVDGPLVGIVPEIVQRSVGFTGALTGFLMVGSALALRRGLRAGWYATLILLPVTAIQGVLQVSRYSAPLVVLSLAAIPFLLITRDRFDKTISLTTTQLAAGGALVGVQAYGTAGAYALREDFDGVENILDAFYFTLITSSTVGYGDIGPQTPEAILFTMSVVVLGVASFGIAIGALVGPAIQARISKTLGKMSDSQLELLEDHLLVLGYGKLTEPIVDELAGSGRKFVVVTNDRDAASELSERDIPVVTGDPSDEKPLQRAKIGRSNAIVVATNHDAQDALTILTARQFAPETRIVAAATDSENSEKLERAGADTVISPTVLGGHLLVRSALGSDDTELIDRLAGDE; encoded by the coding sequence ATGGTCGGTGAGGCGTTGTTCCAGCGGCTACCCAAAAACTGGAAGCGAATCGTCACGGTTCGTGCAGCCGTTGTACTCTCGCTCCTCGTCGCGCTTCTCTCGGTCGTCACCGGCGTAGTGCACATCGGCCAGGACGTCGTCGTCGACGGTCCACTCGTTGGCATAGTCCCCGAAATCGTCCAGCGATCGGTCGGCTTCACGGGGGCGTTGACCGGGTTTTTAATGGTCGGCAGCGCCCTCGCGTTGCGCCGTGGGCTGCGTGCCGGCTGGTACGCGACGTTGATTCTCCTGCCGGTGACGGCGATTCAGGGCGTGTTGCAGGTAAGTCGGTACTCGGCCCCACTGGTCGTCCTCTCGCTCGCCGCGATTCCGTTCCTGTTGATTACGCGCGACCGCTTCGACAAGACGATCTCACTGACGACGACGCAACTGGCCGCCGGCGGCGCACTCGTCGGCGTCCAGGCCTACGGCACCGCCGGTGCCTACGCCCTTCGTGAGGATTTCGACGGCGTCGAAAACATCCTCGACGCGTTTTACTTCACGCTGATCACCTCGAGCACCGTTGGATACGGCGATATCGGCCCTCAGACACCCGAAGCGATCTTGTTTACCATGTCCGTCGTCGTCCTCGGCGTGGCCAGCTTCGGTATCGCCATCGGAGCGCTCGTCGGCCCGGCGATCCAGGCGCGGATCTCGAAAACCCTTGGAAAAATGTCCGACTCACAACTCGAGTTGCTCGAGGATCACCTCCTCGTGCTCGGCTACGGCAAACTGACGGAACCGATCGTCGACGAACTCGCGGGCAGCGGCCGAAAGTTCGTCGTCGTAACGAACGACCGGGACGCAGCGTCGGAGCTCTCCGAGCGAGACATCCCCGTCGTCACGGGCGACCCGAGCGACGAGAAACCCCTCCAGCGGGCGAAGATCGGCCGCTCGAATGCCATCGTCGTCGCGACGAATCACGACGCCCAGGACGCACTCACAATCCTCACCGCCCGACAGTTCGCACCCGAGACGCGTATCGTCGCCGCCGCGACGGATAGCGAAAACAGCGAGAAACTCGAGCGTGCGGGCGCGGATACGGTCATCAGCCCGACCGTGCTTGGCGGTCACCTGCTGGTTCGCTCGGCGCTCGGCAGCGACGACACCGAACTCATCGATCGACTCGCAGGTGACGAGTAG
- the deoC gene encoding deoxyribose-phosphate aldolase — translation MNRSDLAPLIDHTVLGPETTMADVRTVLEEAAEYGMNACIPPYALEEADEYAPDVTLATVIGFPHGQNDHDVKRREGVLAWKAGADELDVVVNIGRLKAGEEDVVRAELAEVVAAVPIPVKVIIETALLTDEEKHRACRAADAADAAMVKTSTGFADGGATISDVELMSEYRPVKASGGVGSYDEAMAMLEAGAERIGASSGVDILEGAPE, via the coding sequence ATGAACCGCAGCGACCTCGCCCCGCTGATCGACCACACCGTCCTCGGCCCCGAGACGACGATGGCTGACGTTCGAACCGTCCTCGAGGAGGCAGCCGAGTACGGAATGAACGCCTGTATCCCGCCGTACGCGCTCGAGGAGGCGGACGAGTACGCCCCCGACGTGACGCTCGCGACGGTGATCGGCTTTCCCCACGGCCAGAACGATCACGACGTGAAACGACGGGAGGGCGTCCTCGCCTGGAAGGCCGGAGCCGACGAACTCGACGTTGTCGTCAATATCGGTCGACTGAAAGCGGGCGAAGAAGACGTCGTCAGGGCCGAACTGGCCGAAGTCGTCGCCGCCGTGCCGATCCCGGTCAAGGTCATCATCGAGACCGCGTTGCTCACCGACGAGGAGAAACACCGAGCCTGCCGGGCGGCAGACGCGGCCGACGCGGCGATGGTCAAGACGTCGACGGGCTTCGCTGATGGAGGGGCGACCATCTCGGACGTCGAACTCATGAGTGAGTACCGTCCCGTCAAAGCGAGCGGTGGCGTCGGCAGCTACGACGAGGCGATGGCCATGCTCGAGGCCGGAGCCGAGCGAATCGGGGCCTCGAGCGGCGTGGACATTCTCGAGGGCGCACCGGAGTAG